The genome window GCCGCTTTCGCCGGTAATCAGCACGGTCGATTCGTTATCTTCGCCGGCGCGTGCCGCCAAATCCAGCGTTTTCCGGATCACCGGACTTTCGCCGATAATCTGATCCTGCGTGCTCCACAATGCCAGATTATCCTGCAAATGCTGTACCTTTTCCGAAAGGCGCATATTTGCCAGCCACAACTTGCGGGTTTCGAGCAGCTTTTCCACTTTCAGCACAATTTCATCGCGGGAAAAATCTTTGGTGATGTAATCCTGCGCGCCCGCTTTCATCGCTTTCACGGCGCTTTCGAACGAGCCGTACGCGGTCATCACCAGCACCGGCGTTTTGGGGTGCGTTTGGCGAACGTGCGCCACCAAACCGAGTCCCTGCTGTTCGTCCGGCAATCGCAAATCCACAATCGCGAGATCGAATTCGCGCACCTGCAACTGCTGTTTTGCCGCCGCAACGTGCTCCGCTTCCACGGCTTCCGTTGCCATGGATTTGAGAATCATGCCCAACCCTCTGCGGGCGTTCCGTTCGTCATCAACGATCAATACGCGGTTCATCCGCCACCTCTTGCACATTTACAGTTGCCGGTAAAATGATGCTCATCCGGGTGCCGTTTCCGGCGGAACTTTGCACGTCGATGTGTCCGCCGTGGCGTTTGATAATTTCCCGGGTGATTGCCAGCCCCAACCCGCGACTTTTGCCGCGAGTGGAGTAAAAAATATCGAAAATTTTATCGATTTGTTCAACGGGAATGCCTTCGCCGCTGTCGATGACATCGATGCGCAGCGATGCATCGCGCGGGTGAAATTCGCTGCGAATCCGCACCGTTTTCTCAACGCCGGAGGCCTCCAACGCGTTGGAAATGATGTTTTCCAGCGCCACTTTCAGCCGCTGCGCGTTGCCTTTCACGGCGATATTTTCCGGCGCAAACTGCAAATCCACCGGCAGATAGCTCATCGCGGAAAAATGTCCGGTGATCTCCCGGATGATGGTGTGAACATCCACATTTTCCGCTCGCACTTCGGATTGCGTCACAAATTCAAACGAATGCAGCAACGTGTTTTTGAGATGCAACACGCCCTGATACAATTCATTCACGTAATCAAATCGCGGATCATGTTTTGGCATATCGTAATATAGCGCCTCAATCATCATGCGCAGCCCGTCCACAGGATTTTTGAGATTGTGCAAAATCCCGCTGGAAAACGAGCCGATCGCCGCCAGCTTTTCCCGCTCGCTGGCTTCGCGATAAATGCGGATATTGTTCAGCGTGTTGGCGAGTTGCAGCATCAGAAAATCGATCATCGACTGCGTTTCGGCATCGATTTGCGGCGCGTTTTCGCCAACCGGCAGTCCGGCAAAAAAAACGGCTTTCACGCGATCCTCTTTCACAACCGGACGAAAAACCAGCCCGGCATCCGGCGGAATTTGCCCGGCAGCCGGATGCGCAAGTTGCAGCCACATTTCCAACCCCACCGGACGCAATTCGCTATCGGCGCTCGCCAACTGGCTCACCTGCCCGCGCTCCAGATGAAACCGTTTTTTGAACTGCGGCGCATCGCCGGAGCTGAATTTTTGGATGAAAAAATTGCCGTCATGCTGATATTGGTAGATCGCCACAAACGTGAACGGAAAAATCACCTGCACGGCATCGCCGACAATGGAGATTGCAGCGTTGGAAACACCCGTGTTCGAAAGGCTTGCGCCGGCATCCTGAAGTGTTTTTTGGATCATCGCCTGGCGTTCGGCATTCTTTTTGATCGGCTCGTTAACCGTCACCAGCGCCAGCAGCGCAAACAAAATCATCCCGAACGGCAGTGTGTGATAGAGCAATCCGCTGTCGCGCGGCAACGCGATGGTGAGAATCGCATACAGCGCGATAATGCCCAACACGTAAATGACCGTGTGCGTCGGTCGCCAGCGATAGCGCTTTTCGATAAAACGAACGCTCACCACCAACAACGCAATAAAAAACAACAACTTGAGCAACTCAAACGGAATGTAGGGAATGTGCAAAAACTGAAGTGTTGTGCGTCCCGCGCTGTAAATCAACCGCGTGATCGTGTTGGCCTGTTCGACGCGCAGGGTTGTTCCCGGGGCAATATTTTCGAAGAAAAATTCATCGCCGTTGAGGAAACGCACCCGCACATCGACGGCAGTTACGGTGCCGGTTGCGCAGATAAATCCGGGCTGATCCTGCGAAAAATAGCCGTTACTCAACACCATTTCCCGAAACGCGAGCAAATTGCTGTCCGTCTGTGCCGCACCAGCGGGCCACACCCAGATTTTCGCGCCGGGCGTTTCCCGGGCATCCTGCGTACCGGCCGGCAAAATCCGCACAAATGCGGAGTCCGCGCCAGTATTTTCCAGCAGCGACGACCAGAAATCACGGTTGCCGACAACCAGATCGTAATCGTTGTCCCCGTCGATATCTGCGGCGGCAGCACCGGTGTTGAAGCCGCTCAAATAGCCCGCTTTCGAATACACGCGACGTTCGGCAACTTCGCTAAAACGGCTCGCAGATTCGCTCAAATATAAAAAATCGGCACCAAACCGCAAAACGAACAGATCCACATCGCCATCGAGATCAAAATCTTTCGCAATGGCAGTGTAGCTGCGCCCGTCGCGAATCACCTGCCATTCAGCGGATTTGTCCGCAAACGCGCGGCTGTGCGCATCGGCAATCAGCAGTTGATCTTCGCCGTTTTCGGTGCACAAAAACAGGTCGTTGCGCCCATCGTTGTTGAAATCTGCCACGGTTGCGCTGTTCACAAATTGGGAAATTTGCACGTTTTCGAAAATGCCACCGGTAATTTGCCAACCGTTTTCAGGATGATTTTGCAAAAAAACCGGCGTGATTTGCTGATAAAACAGCAGCAAATCGGTGCGGTGATCGCCGTCGAAATCCGCCGCGGCGATGGCGCGAATCCCGGTTTTCGGTAAATCCTGAGCGGCAACCTGCGTTTCCTCGAACCGCAAATATTTACGATTTTGGAAAATGCGCAGCCCGGAAAATTCATCGACCAGCGCGATATCGGGGTATCCGTCCGCATCAAAATCCGCCAGCACGCCGGCGGAGATGTTCAGGTTTTGCGGCAAATTGACCGAGGCGTTGACATCCTCAAAATTCGCATCGCCCAAATTCTTGAGCAGTTGCGAGGTGCCGCGTTTTCCGCAGAGCAGCAAATCGGTGTCGCCATCGCGATCGAAATCTGCGGCAATCGCGCCGGTTTCGTATTTTTGCTTGCCCTTTCGTGATTCGATATCGCCGCCGGTGCCGGATTCAATCGTAAAATCGCGAAAATAACCGCTGCCGTCGTTGATCAGCAAATGATTTAAACTACGCTCGCAGGTGAGATAAATATCGATATGCTCATCGTTGTTGAAATCCGCCACGGTCACGCCGTGCACATCGTCGATCAAATCCATGAGGTGGCGCGTGCCGAGATACACCTGATCGCGAAAGAGAAAATCCGGCTGCGTAACGCCGTTGGCGCGATTGCCCGGCGCACCGAATTGCAAAATCACGCCGCGCCCGCCAACAATCCAACCGTCGGTTTCGTCGATCATTTCGATGTCGTGCAAATCCGCTTCCGTGCCGGATTCGACCAGCCGCCAAACGCCGTTTTCGTATTCGAGAATTACGCCGGCGGCGCCAACGGCAAACCCGTGTTCCGGCGAAAGCATGTCGATCGCCCAGATATTTTCCAACGTCGGCGATTCCTGAATCTCGATGTTTTGGTTGGCAAAATGCAAAATCGTGCCCTGATTGCCGACAAACCAGCCTTCATCGGGCGATACAAAATCCATATCGCGAAGCATGTTCGGCAGGGGATTTTCCAGCGATTGCCAGCCGTTGCGATATTCGAGAATCGCGCCGTTTTCGCCAATGATGTAAAATTGTTCGGGAGAGAGCATTTTTACCGCGCGGAAATCGAGACTGATCGGCAGTGTGAGCATCTTCAAACGTTCGCCGGAAAGCTCGAAAGCGCCACCTTCGCCGGCGGCGATACCCGAACTTGGCGTGAGAAAATCCAGCGCCCGGATTTTAACCGGGAGGTTGGCTTTGGCAGGCTTCCAGCCGGTTCCATCGAATTCGAGCAGGCGATAACTGCGGTAGTCGACTTCATTTACGGCAATCCAGCCACGATGTTCATCGAGCATGCGAACGGTGTAAAAATCGCCCCAGATGCCCGCGTCGGCAGTTGCCGAGTCGCCGGATTGTTCGAATCGCGCGACAATCTGGCTCAGCGAATCTTCGATGCTCCACCGGCTGCCGTCGTATTTCAGGATCAATCCGTCATACGAAATCGCACGGCCGTTTTCGCCGGAAATCATGTCCAATCGCGCCAGATTTTGGTTTGTGGGCGATTCCACCAGTTGCCACACCTGCGCGAACAGCAGCGATGCCGCAGCAAACCCGAAGTATATCGCCAAAAAAAATGTTACGATCCGGCTATTCATGGTTGAAATTACGGCAACCGCCGCAAAAATCAAACGGAATAACCGCTACCAAAGCGATTTGCTGGTTCAAAAAATGGGCTGCACAACGAGGGCGAGAAACCCGAGGCGGGTTATTGCAGAATCAATACCTTCGGGTTATCAGCATCAAAATTGTTCTTCGTCAAAGAAAAACCGGATGTTGTTGATGCCGGGAACCTGATTCAATTCCTTTATAAAATCTGTGCTGTTATTCTTGTTTTTCAGGAAGACAAAATAGGAGAGGTCATACATTTCATCAACACCAATGGCCTGCATATTTACCAGATTGTGTTTTTTACAATATTTTCTTAAAACCGGCAGATAGGACGGATCTTCTTCCGGCAAACTGCTCTGAAACTGCAGCAAAAAGTCCTTTTTTTGCGGTGCAGCATATTGAAGTCGGGACATTAGCAACATTATTCCGCCAATAAACAGCGTTCCGAAAAACGCCGCCAAACGCAGCCCAACGCCGGCAGCCATCCCTACCGTAAGCGAGAAAAATATGAAAACGATATCCTGAGTGTCTTTTACTGCGGTTCGGAAACGGATGATGGACATCGCACCGACCAGACCGAACGCGCGAGCCAAATTATTGCCGATAACCATGATTACCAGTGCGGTAATCATCGCCAGCAGCACGGTTGAATGCACAAATGACGGGGAGTAATTTGTGCCGTTGTAGCTCCAGCGATAAATAACGGACACAATCAAAC of Calditrichia bacterium contains these proteins:
- a CDS encoding VCBS repeat-containing protein, with translation MNSRIVTFFLAIYFGFAAASLLFAQVWQLVESPTNQNLARLDMISGENGRAISYDGLILKYDGSRWSIEDSLSQIVARFEQSGDSATADAGIWGDFYTVRMLDEHRGWIAVNEVDYRSYRLLEFDGTGWKPAKANLPVKIRALDFLTPSSGIAAGEGGAFELSGERLKMLTLPISLDFRAVKMLSPEQFYIIGENGAILEYRNGWQSLENPLPNMLRDMDFVSPDEGWFVGNQGTILHFANQNIEIQESPTLENIWAIDMLSPEHGFAVGAAGVILEYENGVWRLVESGTEADLHDIEMIDETDGWIVGGRGVILQFGAPGNRANGVTQPDFLFRDQVYLGTRHLMDLIDDVHGVTVADFNNDEHIDIYLTCERSLNHLLINDGSGYFRDFTIESGTGGDIESRKGKQKYETGAIAADFDRDGDTDLLLCGKRGTSQLLKNLGDANFEDVNASVNLPQNLNISAGVLADFDADGYPDIALVDEFSGLRIFQNRKYLRFEETQVAAQDLPKTGIRAIAAADFDGDHRTDLLLFYQQITPVFLQNHPENGWQITGGIFENVQISQFVNSATVADFNNDGRNDLFLCTENGEDQLLIADAHSRAFADKSAEWQVIRDGRSYTAIAKDFDLDGDVDLFVLRFGADFLYLSESASRFSEVAERRVYSKAGYLSGFNTGAAAADIDGDNDYDLVVGNRDFWSSLLENTGADSAFVRILPAGTQDARETPGAKIWVWPAGAAQTDSNLLAFREMVLSNGYFSQDQPGFICATGTVTAVDVRVRFLNGDEFFFENIAPGTTLRVEQANTITRLIYSAGRTTLQFLHIPYIPFELLKLLFFIALLVVSVRFIEKRYRWRPTHTVIYVLGIIALYAILTIALPRDSGLLYHTLPFGMILFALLALVTVNEPIKKNAERQAMIQKTLQDAGASLSNTGVSNAAISIVGDAVQVIFPFTFVAIYQYQHDGNFFIQKFSSGDAPQFKKRFHLERGQVSQLASADSELRPVGLEMWLQLAHPAAGQIPPDAGLVFRPVVKEDRVKAVFFAGLPVGENAPQIDAETQSMIDFLMLQLANTLNNIRIYREASEREKLAAIGSFSSGILHNLKNPVDGLRMMIEALYYDMPKHDPRFDYVNELYQGVLHLKNTLLHSFEFVTQSEVRAENVDVHTIIREITGHFSAMSYLPVDLQFAPENIAVKGNAQRLKVALENIISNALEASGVEKTVRIRSEFHPRDASLRIDVIDSGEGIPVEQIDKIFDIFYSTRGKSRGLGLAITREIIKRHGGHIDVQSSAGNGTRMSIILPATVNVQEVADEPRIDR
- a CDS encoding DUF4956 domain-containing protein — its product is MLNDFQNVFITSVRFEEVVLNLLMAFFCGLIVSVIYRWSYNGTNYSPSFVHSTVLLAMITALVIMVIGNNLARAFGLVGAMSIIRFRTAVKDTQDIVFIFFSLTVGMAAGVGLRLAAFFGTLFIGGIMLLMSRLQYAAPQKKDFLLQFQSSLPEEDPSYLPVLRKYCKKHNLVNMQAIGVDEMYDLSYFVFLKNKNNSTDFIKELNQVPGINNIRFFFDEEQF